The following are encoded together in the Neofelis nebulosa isolate mNeoNeb1 chromosome 9, mNeoNeb1.pri, whole genome shotgun sequence genome:
- the TMEM247 gene encoding transmembrane protein 247 isoform X1, whose amino-acid sequence MAAEDRESVEARGAGESGPAFPKVVPDDPMSEGKSRPSLEAESPKPDSSYHYLEEMEAREDTGCPGPPKSLCSKAGPTAKGQAGDAPELEEPPPAPATPGTPGTERNAEMELEKVRMEFELTRLKYLHEENERQRQHEEVMEQLQQQAMPRLFSGGLQDLLLPQNQFAMFLYCFIFIHIIYVTKEMVFFLFSKHYLFCIAAILLCLIKTLWSYF is encoded by the exons ATGGCAGCAGAGGACAGGGAATCAGTGGAAGCCCGGGGAGCAGGAGAAAGCGGCCCAGCCTTCCCCAAGGTGGTGCCTGATGACCCCATGTCTGAAGGGAAGTCAAGGCCTTCTTTG GAGGCGGAGTCCCCGAAGCCAGACTCTTCCTACCACTACCTGGAGGAGATGGAAGCTCGCGAGGACACAGGCTGTCCAGGGCCGCCCAAGTCACTGTGCTCCAAGGCCGGTCCCACCGCCAAGGGCCAGGCGGGTGACGCGCCCGAACTCGAAGAGCCGCCTCCGGCCCCGGCCACTCCCGGGACCCCGGGGACCGAGCGCAACGCCGAGATGGAGCTGGAGAAGGTGCGCATGGAGTTTGAGCTGACGCGGCTCAAGTACCTGCATGAGGAGAATGAGCGCCAGCGGCAGCACGAGGAGGTGATGGAGCAGTTGCAGCAGCAGGCCATGCCCCGCCTG TTCTCCGGAGGCCTCCAGGACCTCCTGCTCCCCCAGAACCAGTTTGCCATGTTCCTGTACTGCTTCATCTTTATACACATCATCTATGTCACCAAGGAGAtggtcttcttcctcttctccaagcACTACCTGTTTTGCATCGCGGCCATTCTGCTCTGTTTGATTAAAACTTTATGGTCATACTTCTAG
- the TMEM247 gene encoding transmembrane protein 247 isoform X2 gives MAAEDRESVEARGAGESGPAFPKVVPDDPMSEGKSRPSLEAESPKPDSSYHYLEEMEAREDTGCPGPPKSLCSKAGPTAKGQAGDAPELEEPPPAPATPGTPGTERNAEMELEKVRMEFELTRLKYLHEENERQRQHEEVMEQLQQQAMPRLFEKLTLVDELKPWVYSPICCLSSAQKIDRGKCCEKSKRFHKCMSGCQYHNYHPSAF, from the exons ATGGCAGCAGAGGACAGGGAATCAGTGGAAGCCCGGGGAGCAGGAGAAAGCGGCCCAGCCTTCCCCAAGGTGGTGCCTGATGACCCCATGTCTGAAGGGAAGTCAAGGCCTTCTTTG GAGGCGGAGTCCCCGAAGCCAGACTCTTCCTACCACTACCTGGAGGAGATGGAAGCTCGCGAGGACACAGGCTGTCCAGGGCCGCCCAAGTCACTGTGCTCCAAGGCCGGTCCCACCGCCAAGGGCCAGGCGGGTGACGCGCCCGAACTCGAAGAGCCGCCTCCGGCCCCGGCCACTCCCGGGACCCCGGGGACCGAGCGCAACGCCGAGATGGAGCTGGAGAAGGTGCGCATGGAGTTTGAGCTGACGCGGCTCAAGTACCTGCATGAGGAGAATGAGCGCCAGCGGCAGCACGAGGAGGTGATGGAGCAGTTGCAGCAGCAGGCCATGCCCCGCCTG tTTGAAAAGCTTACTCTTGTGGATGAGCTGAAACCCTGGGTGTATAGTCCTATCTGCTGTCTGTCTTCTGCTCAAAAGATAGACCGTGGAAAGTGTTGTGAAAAGTCTAAAAGGTTTCACAAATGCATGTCTGGTTGTCAATATCATAATTATCACCCATCAGCATTTTAG